Genomic window (Litorilinea aerophila):
GCGGTCGCATCCAGATCATCCCGGAACGCTTCAACCGGGTCTACTTCCACTGGATGGAAAACATCCGGGACTGGTGCATCAGCCGGCAGCTCTGGTGGGGTCACCGCATCCCCATCTGGTATGGGCCAGACGGCCACGCCTTCGCCGCCCGAGACGAAAGCGAGGCCCTGGAACAGGCCATCGCCCACTACGGCGAAGCCGTCCACCTGGAGCAGGACCCCGACGTGCTGGACACCTGGTTCAGCAGCGGCCTGTGGCCCTTCAGCACCCTGGGCTGGCCCGAGCGCACGCCGGACTACGAGAAATACTACCCCACCACCGTGCTGGAGACGGGCTACGACATCCTCTTCTTCTGGGTGGCCCGCATGATCATGCTGGGGCTCCGCTTCACCGGGGACGTGCCCTTCCGCTACGTCTACCTCCATGGCCTGGTGCGGGATGAACAGGGCCGCAAGATGAGCAAGAGCGTGGGCAACGTGCTGGATCCCCTGGACCTGATCCGGGACTACGGCGCGGATGCCCTGCGCTTCACCCTGCTGACCGGCGCCACTCCCGGCAACGACGTCAAGCTGAGCGTCACCCGCATCGAGGCCAACCGAAACTTCGCCAACAAGATCTGGAACGCCGCCCGCTTCGTCATCCTCAACCTGGATGGGACGGAGCTTCCCCTGGAAGCGGACCCGGACCCCTTCAACGTGGGCTACCAGCTGCCCGATGAGCAGCTGCTCGGCCTGGCCGACCGCTGGATCCTCAGCCGCCTGGACCACGTCATCCAGGAAGTGACCCGGCTGATCAACAGCTGGCAGCTGGGCGAGGCCGGCCGCCAGCTCTACGAGTTCCTCTGGAACGAGTACTGCGACTGGTACATCGAAGCGGCCAAGGTGCGGCTGTACGGAGACGACGGGGAGCAGGCCCAGGCGACCCGTCAGGTCCTGGCCCACGTGCTGGAGCGCAGCCTTCGCCTGCTGCACCCATACATGCCCTTCGTCACCGAGACCATCTGGCAGAACCTGCCCAACCTGGCCGACGGCCAGCGCGCCCTCATCATCAGCCGTTGGCCAAAGCCGGCCGGGCGGCAGAGCCAGGAGGTGGATGAGCAATTTGGCCGCCTGCAGGAGATGGTGCGGGCCATCCGCAACGCGCGCAGCGAGTACAACGTGGAGCCAGCCCGGCGCATCGCCGCCCAGTTCAGCGCAGGGGATCACCTCTCCCTGGTCCAGGAAAACCGGGAGCTGCTCTGCGCCCTGGCCCGCCTGGACGAGGAAGCGTTCACCGTGGCCCGGGAGTTGGACGCGCCGGAGCAGGCGGTGACCCTGGCCGCCGGCCCCATCACCATCTACCTGCCCCTGGCCGGCCTGGTGGATCTGGCCGCGGAGCGGGCGCGGCTGCAGAAGGAGATCGAAAACCTGGACCGCCTGATCCAGCGCAGT
Coding sequences:
- a CDS encoding valine--tRNA ligase — its product is MPKTYDHTRVEEELYEWWEKNDFFRPEKQIAIGQALPDAEPFVISMPPPNVTGALHLGHAITSSIEDMLIRYNRMVGRPTLWVPGTDHAGIATQNVVERKLEAQGITRHDLGREAFVREVWAWKDEYHARITAQQRRMGISCDWQRERFTLDDGLSDAVLEAFITLYRDGLIYRGNYLVNWCPRCMSAISDLEVEYEEVHGKLYTFRYPLKDGGYVEVSTTRPETILGDTAVAVHPDDERYRHLIGKTALVPMLNREIPIIADEHVDPEFGTGALKVTPGHDPNDYEIGRRHDLPMINIMNQDATLNDEAGPYAGLDRYEAREKLWADMEQAGLTVRVEERVHQVGHCERCGTVVEPLLSEQWWVRTKPLAEPSIEAVRSGRIQIIPERFNRVYFHWMENIRDWCISRQLWWGHRIPIWYGPDGHAFAARDESEALEQAIAHYGEAVHLEQDPDVLDTWFSSGLWPFSTLGWPERTPDYEKYYPTTVLETGYDILFFWVARMIMLGLRFTGDVPFRYVYLHGLVRDEQGRKMSKSVGNVLDPLDLIRDYGADALRFTLLTGATPGNDVKLSVTRIEANRNFANKIWNAARFVILNLDGTELPLEADPDPFNVGYQLPDEQLLGLADRWILSRLDHVIQEVTRLINSWQLGEAGRQLYEFLWNEYCDWYIEAAKVRLYGDDGEQAQATRQVLAHVLERSLRLLHPYMPFVTETIWQNLPNLADGQRALIISRWPKPAGRQSQEVDEQFGRLQEMVRAIRNARSEYNVEPARRIAAQFSAGDHLSLVQENRELLCALARLDEEAFTVARELDAPEQAVTLAAGPITIYLPLAGLVDLAAERARLQKEIENLDRLIQRSEGLLNNPGFVNKAPQEVVDRERAKHEELQVRRSQLAERLAELV